DNA from Stutzerimonas decontaminans:
CAGGACGCGGTGCCCGGTTCGATACGGAACACCAGCTCGCGCTCTTTCTGTTCGAGCACCGAACAGCCCACCGGAAGGCCGACGGCGAACAGGGTAATCAGCAACAGGCAAATCCGCCGGGCTTTGCTGCGGAACAGGAAGAAGCGCTGCAAGGTGAGGGTCTCGCTATCAGGAGCTACAGATAGGACCCACTTGCAGAACGATCTGCAAGGCGGGCCTGCGCTTTACTGATTACTGCATGTTGCGCGCCCCTGTCGCGGCCAGCGGACGGCCGGCTTCGGCCTCAGGAGCAGCAGGTCGCCTGCCCGGCGTCGGCGTCCTGCACCGCGCGCTCGATCTTCCATGCCCAGGCGAATACCAGCAGGCCGCCAACGGCGGTAGCCGCGCCGATGTAGCCGGTGGAAGTCCAGCCAAAGCCCGCCGTGATCGCCAGGCCGCCGAGCCAGGGGCCGAGGGCGTTGGCGACATTGAAGGCGGCGTGGTTGGAGGCGGCGGCAAGGGTCTGGGCATCCGCCGCGACATCCATCAGATGGGTCTGCAGCGCGGGCGACAGCGAGACCATGGTGCCCACGGCGAACACCGCCGGAAAGATCGTCCATACCGAGTGCGCCGCCAGCGGAAATACCAGCAACACCAGCGCGCTCCACAGCAAGAGCCAGGCGACCGCCTTGAAGCGCAGCCGATCGAACAGCCAGCCGCCGACCAGATTGCCGACGATGCCGCCAAGGCCGAAGGCGGCGAGGGCAAACGGAATCCAGCCGGCACTGACGCCGGTGACTTCCAGCAGCGTCGGCGCCATGTAGCTGAACACGCAGAACATCCCGGCGAAACCGATGGAGCTGATCGCCAGCGCCAGCCAGACCTGCGGGCGGTTGAACGCGCGGATTTCGTGCAACGGGCTGTTGCGCGGCTCGTCGCGGTTCAGCGGCAGGAACAGCGCCACCAGCAATACCGTCAGCAGGGCGATGGCGCCAACCAGGGCAAAGGCATAGCGCCAGCTCAGCCACTGTCCGAGCCAGGTGGCCAACGGGTTGCCGATCAGGATTGCCACGGTCAGCCCCATCAGCACGCGGGCCACTGCCTGGGCGCGTTTGTCCGGCGGCACCATGGAGGCGGCCACCAGCATCGCCACACCGAAATAGGCACCGTGGGGCAGGCCGGTGATGAAGCGGAAGATCATCAGCGTCGAATAGTCCGGTGCCAGGGCGCTGGCGAAG
Protein-coding regions in this window:
- a CDS encoding MFS transporter, with the translated sequence MTAPATAATPPLSARAVLLLELALAMGGFAIGTGEFAIMGLMPNVAEGLGISEPQVGNVISTYALGVVVGAPLLAILGSRLFRRHLLLLLMGFFALGNFASALAPDYSTLMIFRFITGLPHGAYFGVAMLVAASMVPPDKRAQAVARVLMGLTVAILIGNPLATWLGQWLSWRYAFALVGAIALLTVLLVALFLPLNRDEPRNSPLHEIRAFNRPQVWLALAISSIGFAGMFCVFSYMAPTLLEVTGVSAGWIPFALAAFGLGGIVGNLVGGWLFDRLRFKAVAWLLLWSALVLLVFPLAAHSVWTIFPAVFAVGTMVSLSPALQTHLMDVAADAQTLAAASNHAAFNVANALGPWLGGLAITAGFGWTSTGYIGAATAVGGLLVFAWAWKIERAVQDADAGQATCCS